Genomic segment of Planctomycetaceae bacterium:
GAACAGCGGAACGTTCTGCCGGCGCATGACGGTTTCGGCGTCGGGCTGCGGGCAGTACGCCCGGTCGCAGGCGACGGCGGGCATGTCGTTGAGCATCTGGTAGAGCACCTGGCTGCCCAGGTGCGAGATGCCCACGCCGTAGGCGTCGGGAAAGGCCAGGGCGACGCTGACAGCCGCCGCGGCGGGGTCCTTGCGGCGGGCGTTGATCTCCAGGCCGATGTACTGGGCAGGGGCGTTGACCTGCGGAAGCAGGCGGCTGCGGATGTCGTGTTCGAGATTTCTCATTGAGCGCCCATCGGTTGCAGGCAAAAGTCGCGGCGGAGGCACCAAGTATTCTTCAAAGCCGTTTCGCCGGTTTTGATAAATACTTGGCCTGGATATCGTACCGGCAGGAAATGAAAAAGTAATTTAAACAACGAATTACTTTTTCATTTAGTGCCTCCGCCGCGACTTTTCCCTGGAACTGATACGCCATGACTATCATACGGTATGGACAAAAACAAAGGCACAAGCACACCGTGGGTCCTGCTCTTCATCGCCGTGGGGTTGCTGGTGGGTTGGCTGCTCGTGAAGGGGATTTTTCTGGCCCTGAAGGTCGTCTGGGCGATTATCATCATCGTCCTGGTGATCGCCGCGATTTGGCGGTTCAAGGCAGGAGAAGCAAGGACGACTAGCGGACATGAAGTCGCACACGCAATACCTCACGATGAACACCCGCAAGCATCGCAAGTACGTGCTGATTACCGAGCAGGTTGAGCGGGCGGTGGCCGACAGCGGGATTGCCGAAGGCATGGTGCTGGTTTCGGCGATGCACATCACGGCCGGGGTGTTCGTCAACGACGCCGAGAGCGGCCTGCTGGGCGACATCGACGAATGGCTGGAGGGTCTGGCGCCGTTCAAGGAAGACTACCGCCATCATCGCACGGGCGAGACCAACGGCG
This window contains:
- a CDS encoding secondary thiamine-phosphate synthase enzyme YjbQ is translated as MKSHTQYLTMNTRKHRKYVLITEQVERAVADSGIAEGMVLVSAMHITAGVFVNDAESGLLGDIDEWLEGLAPFKEDYRHHRTGETNGDAHLKNLLVHHQVVLPITKGRLDLGPWQQVYYAEFDGQRAKRLIIKAIGE